In one Gracilinanus agilis isolate LMUSP501 chromosome 6, AgileGrace, whole genome shotgun sequence genomic region, the following are encoded:
- the HMGB2 gene encoding high mobility group protein B2: MGKGDPNKPRGKMSSYAFFVQTCREEHKKKHPDSPVNFAEFSKKCSERWKTMSAKEKSKFEDLAKGDKARYDREMKNYVPPKGDKKGKKKDPNAPKRPPSAFFLFCAEHRPKIKSEHPGLSIGDTAKKLGELWSEQSAKDKLPYEQKVAKLKEKYEKDIAAYRAKGKGDAGKKGPGRPTGSKKKNEPDEEEEDEDEEDEDEEDDDEE; this comes from the exons ATGGGTAAAGGAGACCCCAACAAGCCGAGGGGCAAAATGTCCTCCTACGCTTTCTTCGTGCAGACCTGCCGGGAGGAGCACAAGAAGAAGCATCCGGACTCCCCTGTAAACTTTGCGGAGTTCTCCAAAAAGTGCTCTgagagatggaag ACCATGTCTGCAAAAGAAAAGTCCAAGTTCGAAGACCTTGCAAAAGGAGATAAAGCTCGGTATGATCGGGAGATGAAAAATTATGTGCCTCCCAAAGgtgataagaaaggaaagaaaaaggatccTAATGCTCCCAAGAGACCACC aTCTGCATTCTTCCTCTTCTGCGCCGAACATCGTCCAAAGATCAAAAGTGAACATCCAGGCCTTTCAATTGGAGATACTGCTAAGAAACTGGGGGAACTGTGGTCTGAACAATCCGCCAAAGACAAACTACCTTATGAACAGAAAGTTGCTAAACTaaaggagaaatatgaaaag GATATTGCAGCATATCGTGCCAAGGGCAAGGGAGATGCAGGAAAGAAGGGCCCTGGCAGGCCAACAGGATCGAAGAAGAAGAATGAGCctgatgaagaggaagaagatgaagatgaggaagatgaggatgAGGAGGATGATGATGAAGAGTAA